One segment of Procambarus clarkii isolate CNS0578487 chromosome 1, FALCON_Pclarkii_2.0, whole genome shotgun sequence DNA contains the following:
- the LOC138364270 gene encoding uncharacterized protein, with the protein MSMSVCPLCLSPINNEIVHVCQTRCLTCLGEMSINALQECRLYCIGCNGPTPPGHFDVTCTSCGQLYCANLHGSTSCPYCRFSVNREPPTEARNVIEPPPKRRRIINNRVPIRDQENLILGGINIPAQSPLDSTQPSEWSTPVRSQPQLSQELEEDAPDGNQHASSDEEEEDNQPPVHDISDEEVNAPDSPEVLNLDNVVPQVLEVINHFEGSFSRHSFSIPGHLDADPSVYINRYREFFIEYIDNQFRQIQEEFPPSFHIYPDVSLILQKLNHADDQYEILDEVFSIRGETQIVTQEEVEVLVNSWVDEMSAKIDECLKNVQSSSVGIHSMSGFAINFSYIRHPMHLGSYVPYPAKLRGKESVFNPESEGDECLLQCIAAYKNLALGRTIKNVRKCYKNLRWCRRFVVWADEIRFPVSFDNLKKIEKLNKISIYIYTITHESNRYYLSLARKSQEKYADKVPLLLLEGKHLCLIKDFDKFVKSINHHSERIPNTHKFCKICLLHAPLDEIQAHEESCTVSQVFSFYNTNDKISFKNYGRTYSPTHTAYYDFECLLDRQNPRGMVECKHKAIAYAYMILDREFNVVETYSYVGPDAVNHFITKLEASWKAIHAQLPNFPKNLSREQERMFQRQNTCQLCHQTFKDKKDKHRHHNHAIQENNYLGAYCARCNLQCKNARRYLTTFSHNAAYDLGIILKELSKNPHRDVEILTKEGLKFMQVIIGKLKFLDSLALLNGSLGTLASEHVAGKKPTKYTEHILNGVSDEAKALLIKGKQSLCYDYISSMDVLDEPQLPSRDKFYNVLHDSPLSEEDYNNALKVFNLGNCTNIKDYLMLYLKVDVGMLVDIFTLWRTSLKEIYELDIVFYVSLPSYAWDAFLFKSKVVLDYVYDQNIYDLLRRNLRGGFTSSIRQFTQAVNEHTTSNPSSDDDTHILYLDFNSLYAACMAEVLPQGGIRQLTDLERDTLLGQGLQHIPCNQDKGYWILCDTKHVSPEVARYTDDLPLVLSHTNITEEFLSEYSKKTLNDEKRKLPPKNTKLIASHLPQNDYLVSLDFLQLLLKLGLEVERVKTIYEFNQAPYLKDFISTNIRERANTTCKVKGKAFKLISNSLYGKSMTNISRYANTHHLVTTKHSFLTHARNPLYKRAVSLGQDRVLCTVMKDILKVTTPSYMGYQILQIAKRRLYEFWYNVVKAHYGERARLIYTDTDSFIFTLTCKDAFQEMTKAPLVDYMDFSNFDKDHPMYSATRKGELGLLKSEVKQKIITELIALKPKTYSLLTLDNEHLCKCKGIPYHQQKKITHASFQNTLETNTTFNFVSRSIRNVNGQICTCKTTKRGLSAFDDKRYLISPTESLAYGHPDIPEREVRVQVEEEVQEEVQVEEEVQVGDPVIVDNPQPRRQLFPIFNLWEKRDRVAQQLFPNNNN; encoded by the exons atgtcaatgtcagtgtgtcctctgtgcctgtctcctatcaacaacgaaatcgttcatgtgtgtcaaacacgatgtttaacatgtctaggtgaaatgtccatcaacgctcttcaagaatgcagactatactgtataggatgcaacgggcctacaccgcctggacattttgacgtaacctgtaccagctgtgggcaactctattgtgcaaatc ttcatggttctacttcctgcccatactgtcgtttctccgttaaccgggaacctcccaccgaagccagaaacgtcattgaacctccacccaaacgccgtcgcatcataaataacc gagttcctattcgtgatcaagagaatctcatacttggtggaatcaacatcccagctc aatcgcccctggattcaacccaaccctctgagtggagcacacctgtacgcagtcaaccccagctgtcccaggagctagaagaagatgcaccagacggcaaccagcatgcatcttcagatgaagaagaagaagacaatcaaccccctgttcacgacatatcagatgaagaagtcaacgctccagattccccagaggtacttaaCTTAGATAACGTTGTTCCGCAAGTGTTAGAAGTCATTAACCATTTCGAAGGTTCTTTCTCGAGACATTCGTTCTCCATTCCCGGACATTTAGACGCTGACCCCAGCgtatatataaataggtatagggaattttttatagaatatatagacaatcagttcagacaaatacaggaagaattccctccctcatttcacatttaccctgatgtaagcctaattttgcaaaaacttaatcatgccgacgatcaatatgaaatattagacgaagtattttcaattagaggcGAAACTCAGATTGTTACACAGGAAGAGGTTGAAGTTCTCgtaaattcatgggttgacgaaatgtctgctaaaattgacgaatgcctaaaaaatgtccaatcctcaagtgtaggaattcattccatgtcaggctttgccattaatttttcgtatattcgccaccctatgcaccttggatcttacgtaccatatcctgcaaaattaaggggtaaagaatcagtatttaatcctgaaagtgaaggagatgagtgtttgttacagtgcattGCCGCGTATAAAAACTTAGCATTGGGCAGGACTATAAAAAACGTTAGAAAGTGTTACAAAAACCTtcgatggtgtagaagattcgtagtatgggcagatgaaatcagattccccgtatcatttgataaccttaagaaaatagagaagcttaacaaaatttctatttatatttatacaataactcatgaaagtaacagatactatcttagtttagctaggaaaagccaggaaaagtatgccgataaagttcctttgttgttattagaaggcaagcatctctgtctgatcaaggactttgataaatttgtaaagagTATTAACCACCATTCTGAAAGGATTCCTAACACTCATAAATTCTGCAAAATTTGTCTTTTGCATGCTcccttagatgaaattcaggctcacgaagagtcatgcactgtatcccaagtattttcaTTCTATAACACTAATgataaaatcagttttaaaaattacggtaggacctatagcccaactcacaccgcctattacgattttgaatgtctattagaccgtcaaaatcctagaggcatggtggaatgtaagcataaagcaattgcttatgcttacatgattttagacagggaattcaatgtcgtagaaacgtattcatacgtaggCCCAGACGCTGTCAATCATTTTATTAcaaagctagaagcctcatggaaagctattcatgctcagctccccaacttccctaagaacttgtctagagaacaggaaagaatgtttcaaagacaaaatacgtgtcaattgtgtcatcaaactttcaaggataagaaagataaacatagacatcataatcatgctattcaggaaaataattacttaggtgcttattgtgctcgttgcaatttacaatgtaaaaatgctcgtagatacttaaccacattttcccataatgctgcctatgatcttggaattatacttaaagaactgtccaaaaatcctcaccgcgatgtagaaattctaaccaaggaaggattgaaatttatgcaagtcatcataggtaaacttaaattcctagatagcctagctctccttaatgggtcattaggaaccttagcaagcgagcacgttgccggtaagaaacccaccaagtacactgaacacatactaaatggcgtatccgatgaagctaaagctctgttaattaaaggtaaacaaagcctatgttatgattatatttcttccatggacgtgttagacgaacctcagctcccttcgcgagataagttttacaatgttttacatgactctccactgtctgaagaagattataacaatgctcttaaagtatttaatttagggaactgtacaaacatcaaggattacctcatgttatatttaaaagttgacgtgggaatgctagttgatatatttacactttggcgaacatcactgaaagaaatttatgaactagatattgttttctatgtatcacttcctagttatgcttgggacgctttcttatttaaatcaaaagttgtacttgactatgtgtatgatcagaatatatatgatttgttgagaaggaatcttagaggagggttcacatcttccattagacaatttacacaggctgttaacgagcacactacatctaaccctagctctgatgacgatactcacattttgtacctcgactttaacagcttatatgcagcgtgcatggctgaggtacttccccagggagggattagacaattaactgaccttgagcgggacaccttattagggcaagggttacaacatatcccctgtaatcaagacaaaggttattggattttatgcgatacaaaacatgtatctcccgaggtagccaggtatactgatgatctgccccttgtactgtctcatactaatataacggaggagtttttgtcagagtacagtaagaaaacccttaatgatgaaaaacgtaagctcccacctaaaaatactaagttaattgcatcccacttgccccaaaacgactacttagtaagccttgatttcctgcaattgctattaaaacttggactagaagttgaacgagtaaaaacaatctatgaatttaatcaggctccctatttaaaagattttatttcaaccaacattcgagaacgagccaataccacctgtaaagttaaaggaaaagcttttaaactcataagtaatagtctgtacgggaaatcaatgacaaatatatctcgatatgctaatactcaccatctagtaacgacaaaacattcattcttaactcatgcaagaaaccctttgtataaacgagctgtctctttaggtcaagatagggttctctgtacagtaatgaaagacatccttaaagttaccactccttcttacatgggatatcagatcttgcagatagccaagaggcgtttatacgagttctggtataatgtagttaaagcccattatggggagagagctagactaatttatacggatacagactcattcatatttactctgacctgtaaagatgctttccaagaaatgacaaaagctcctctagtagattatatggatttcagtaatttcgacaaagatcatcccatgtattctgctactcgcaaaggtgaactaggactcctcaagtcagaagtaaagcagaaaatcataactgaattaattgcactcaagcctaaaacttactctctcctaacccttgataatgaacatttatgtaaatgtaaagggattccttatcaccaacaaaagaaaataacacatgcatcttttcagaacacattagagacaaatacaacttttaattttgtatcccgatctattcgtaatgttaatggacagatatgcacgtgtaaaacaactaagcgcggtctgtcagcttttgatgacaagaggtacctcattagtcccacagagtcattagcttacggtcacccagacattccagagcgtgaggtacgggtacaggtagaggaagaggtacaggaagaggtacaggtagaggaagaggtgcaggtaggggatccagtaattgtagataatccccaaccaagacgtcaattgttccccatttttaatctttgggaaaagcgggatagagtcgctcagcaattattccctaacaacaacaactaa